One Erythrobacter sp. SDW2 genomic region harbors:
- a CDS encoding aldehyde dehydrogenase (NADP(+)), producing MLHGKNLVAGEWREGAGNYLAKAAADGRQLDPPFQQATPDDVADACAAAAAAQPVYAALPLSERAAFLRLAADKIDALGDSLTQRAMLESGLAEARLTGERGRTVGQLRLFAGEVENGAWQGLRIDHADPARNPPKPDLRMRRIPLGPVAVFGASNFPLAFSVAGGDTASALAAGCCVVVKGHPAHPGTSELVAGAIAEAIKEAGLPGGVFSLLGGTDYELGEALVKDPRIAAVGFTGSRAGGLALMQHAASRPVPIPVYAEMSSINPVVLMPARLGGAAEELATAYVASLSLGAGQFCTNPGIVLAAEGEALDRFLESTAAALAPLPAQTMLTAGIHAAFDSGTAMLASLTGAQLVGLGSEPNERCGRAQVYAVSGADFRRDAAFQQEIFGPSSIVVCCADLAEIAEILQAMEGQLTVTLHMDTADHAEAAILLPILEQRAGRIIANGWPTGVEVTHAMVHGGPFPATSDGRSTSVGTLAIDRFLRPVSYQDMPAALLPEVLLDGKSPVVRRVDGTFVC from the coding sequence ATGCTGCACGGCAAGAACCTTGTTGCAGGTGAATGGCGCGAGGGGGCAGGAAACTATCTCGCCAAGGCAGCGGCAGACGGGCGCCAGCTTGATCCCCCCTTCCAGCAGGCAACACCGGACGATGTCGCCGACGCCTGCGCCGCTGCTGCTGCAGCCCAGCCCGTCTATGCCGCCTTGCCCCTGTCCGAGCGGGCCGCCTTCCTGCGCCTGGCCGCCGACAAGATCGACGCCCTGGGCGATTCGCTGACCCAGCGCGCCATGCTCGAAAGCGGCCTTGCCGAAGCGCGCCTCACTGGCGAACGCGGCCGCACCGTGGGACAGCTTCGCCTGTTCGCGGGCGAGGTCGAGAACGGCGCATGGCAAGGCCTCCGGATCGACCACGCCGATCCGGCTCGCAACCCGCCAAAGCCGGATTTGCGGATGCGCAGGATTCCGCTCGGCCCGGTGGCGGTGTTCGGCGCGAGCAATTTCCCCCTCGCCTTCTCGGTCGCAGGTGGCGACACCGCCTCCGCGCTCGCGGCGGGTTGCTGTGTGGTGGTGAAGGGTCATCCCGCCCACCCCGGAACCTCGGAACTGGTAGCCGGCGCTATCGCTGAAGCAATCAAGGAGGCGGGCCTGCCCGGCGGCGTCTTCTCCCTGCTTGGCGGGACCGATTACGAACTGGGTGAGGCATTGGTAAAAGACCCGCGCATTGCCGCCGTCGGCTTCACCGGTTCGCGCGCGGGAGGCCTGGCACTGATGCAGCACGCTGCTTCACGCCCCGTCCCGATCCCGGTTTATGCCGAGATGAGCAGCATCAATCCGGTCGTCCTGATGCCGGCCCGGCTCGGTGGCGCGGCCGAGGAGTTGGCGACAGCCTATGTCGCCTCGCTCTCACTCGGTGCGGGTCAGTTCTGCACCAATCCGGGCATCGTGCTGGCGGCGGAAGGTGAAGCGCTCGATCGATTCCTCGAATCCACCGCCGCAGCGCTGGCACCGCTCCCCGCACAGACCATGCTGACGGCCGGTATCCATGCCGCTTTCGACAGCGGCACGGCAATGCTTGCCTCCCTCACCGGTGCGCAACTGGTGGGCTTGGGCAGCGAACCGAACGAAAGGTGCGGCCGCGCACAGGTCTATGCCGTCAGCGGCGCGGACTTTCGCCGCGATGCGGCGTTCCAACAAGAGATTTTCGGCCCAAGCTCGATCGTCGTGTGCTGCGCCGATCTCGCGGAGATCGCCGAGATCCTGCAAGCCATGGAGGGCCAGTTGACAGTGACCTTGCACATGGACACCGCCGACCATGCAGAAGCCGCCATACTGCTTCCGATCCTCGAACAGCGCGCCGGACGTATCATCGCCAATGGCTGGCCGACCGGCGTCGAAGTGACACACGCGATGGTTCATGGCGGCCCCTTCCCGGCGACCTCCGATGGCCGTTCGACCTCGGTCGGTACGCTCGCCATCGACAGATTCCTGCGCCCGGTAAGCTACCAGGACATGCCAGCGGCACTTTTACCCGAGGTCTTGCTCGACGGGAAAAGCCCGGTCGTGCGGCGGGTCGACGGCACATTTGTCTGTTGA
- a CDS encoding sugar porter family MFS transporter: MALISAIVAVATIGGLLFGYDSGAVNGTQPGLKAAFALSEGGLGFTVGSLLIGCFIGAFFAGTLADQMGRRNVMRIAAVLFLVGALVQGLTADHMLFVIARLAGGIAVGAASVLSPAYIAEVAPANIRGRMTTVQQIMIITGLTLAFLVNYFLAAAAGDSTAAFWGGIEAWRWMYLMQAVPAAVFLVALFFIPESPRYLVSKGRNVEAGSVLTRLFGEAEAKAKLKEIGDSFSLDHRPRLSDVLAPAGTKGFLGMRPIVWVGIMLAVFQQLVGINVIFYYGATLWQLAGFTENDSLLINIVSGAVSIAACFITIAVIDKIGRKPLLLIGSAGMAATLFVMVYVFSQGGLDAAGNLVLSPSLGTIAVVAANLYVIFFNVSWGPVMWVMLAEMFPNQIRGSALAVAGFFQWFANYLIAQSFPVMAAGIGLAASYSFYAVCAVISFFLVQRFIVETKGKELEEMEG; this comes from the coding sequence ATGGCCCTGATTTCGGCAATCGTGGCGGTCGCAACGATTGGCGGTTTGCTGTTTGGTTACGATAGCGGGGCCGTCAACGGCACCCAGCCTGGCCTCAAGGCGGCCTTTGCCTTGAGTGAAGGCGGGCTTGGCTTTACCGTCGGGTCACTGCTGATCGGCTGCTTCATCGGCGCCTTTTTCGCCGGCACACTGGCGGACCAGATGGGGCGGCGCAATGTCATGCGGATTGCCGCGGTGCTGTTCCTTGTCGGCGCGTTGGTCCAGGGGCTGACCGCGGACCACATGCTGTTCGTTATCGCCCGTCTGGCCGGAGGCATAGCGGTCGGCGCGGCGAGCGTGCTGTCGCCTGCCTATATCGCCGAAGTTGCCCCTGCCAACATTCGCGGGCGGATGACCACGGTCCAGCAGATCATGATCATCACCGGCCTGACGCTGGCCTTCCTCGTCAACTACTTCCTCGCTGCAGCGGCAGGCGATTCAACCGCCGCGTTTTGGGGCGGGATCGAGGCCTGGCGCTGGATGTACCTGATGCAGGCAGTCCCGGCGGCGGTGTTCCTGGTGGCGCTGTTCTTCATTCCGGAGAGCCCGCGTTACCTCGTCTCGAAGGGGCGCAACGTAGAGGCTGGTAGCGTGCTGACCCGGCTGTTCGGGGAAGCTGAAGCCAAGGCCAAGCTCAAGGAAATCGGCGACAGCTTCTCTCTCGATCACCGTCCGCGCCTGAGCGATGTGCTCGCCCCGGCCGGGACCAAGGGATTCCTCGGGATGCGGCCGATCGTGTGGGTCGGGATCATGCTGGCGGTGTTCCAGCAGCTCGTCGGCATCAATGTCATTTTCTACTACGGCGCGACGCTGTGGCAATTGGCCGGCTTTACCGAAAACGACAGCCTGCTGATCAACATCGTTTCCGGCGCGGTGTCGATCGCCGCCTGTTTCATCACCATCGCCGTGATCGACAAGATCGGGCGCAAGCCCTTGCTCCTGATCGGTTCGGCCGGGATGGCGGCAACGCTGTTCGTGATGGTCTATGTCTTTAGCCAGGGCGGACTCGACGCGGCGGGCAACCTTGTCCTGTCGCCATCGCTCGGGACCATCGCGGTGGTGGCGGCGAACCTCTATGTCATCTTCTTCAACGTCAGCTGGGGTCCGGTGATGTGGGTCATGCTGGCCGAGATGTTCCCCAACCAGATCCGTGGTTCGGCACTGGCGGTGGCCGGTTTCTTCCAGTGGTTCGCCAACTACCTCATCGCCCAGAGCTTCCCGGTGATGGCCGCCGGGATCGGCCTTGCCGCCAGCTACAGCTTCTATGCCGTCTGCGCGGTCATCAGCTTCTTCCTGGTCCAGCGTTTCATCGTCGAAACCAAGGGCAAGGAGCTTGAGGAAATGGAAGGTTGA
- a CDS encoding tryptophan halogenase family protein — protein sequence MSEDRPTSFRVVVLGGGTAGWMTAAGIAKLLPGLASVQLVESEDIGIVGVGEATLPHIRGFVEKLGIDEASFMKATHATFKLGIDFRDFGRIGESFIHPFGSFGEELHGVGFHHYWLELQRHGLGGPLGDYSLAVQAALANRFKPPAQDDTLASTYGYAYQFDATLFGPFVREFGIGIGVERHEGIVTSVERDGESGEVTALVLQDGRRIEGNLFVDCSGFRSILLGQELDVDWEDWSHWLPCDRAAAMPCTHATEDLRPYTTATAMPAGWRWQIPLQHRMGNGYVFSSAHLSEEAACDAIRAAAEGEPLADPRILRFRPGRRKQSWSHNVIGVGLASGFLEPLESTSIYLAQMAITYLIELFPLGGAIDPRDRDEFNRLVDMEYDRVRDFLILHYHATTRDDSEFWNHVRTMTVPDSLADKLELWRKAGRIEKYSDGLFYDASWIAVYVGQGMLPEAYDPRPALGNPQQLARAARGLTNAIRQEVATMPRHVDYLTREAARIAEAA from the coding sequence ATGAGCGAAGATCGTCCCACGTCTTTCCGTGTCGTCGTCCTGGGCGGCGGCACGGCGGGCTGGATGACGGCGGCCGGGATTGCGAAGCTGCTGCCCGGTCTCGCCAGCGTTCAGCTGGTCGAGAGCGAGGATATCGGCATTGTCGGAGTGGGCGAGGCGACGTTGCCGCATATCCGCGGCTTCGTCGAAAAGCTCGGCATCGACGAAGCCAGTTTCATGAAGGCGACCCACGCAACCTTCAAGTTGGGGATCGACTTCCGCGATTTCGGCCGCATCGGCGAGAGCTTCATTCACCCCTTCGGTTCCTTCGGCGAGGAGCTGCACGGGGTCGGGTTCCATCACTACTGGCTGGAGTTGCAGCGGCATGGACTGGGCGGCCCGCTGGGCGATTACTCGCTGGCGGTGCAGGCGGCGCTGGCCAACCGGTTCAAGCCCCCGGCACAGGATGACACGCTCGCGTCGACTTACGGCTATGCCTACCAGTTCGACGCGACGCTGTTCGGGCCGTTCGTGCGCGAGTTCGGCATCGGGATCGGCGTCGAACGGCACGAGGGGATCGTCACCTCGGTCGAGCGCGACGGCGAGAGTGGCGAAGTCACCGCGTTGGTGCTGCAGGACGGGCGGCGGATCGAGGGCAACCTGTTCGTCGATTGCTCGGGTTTCCGTTCCATCCTGCTGGGCCAGGAACTCGATGTCGACTGGGAGGACTGGAGCCACTGGCTGCCCTGCGACCGCGCTGCCGCGATGCCCTGCACCCACGCGACCGAGGATCTTCGCCCCTATACCACCGCCACGGCCATGCCCGCCGGATGGCGCTGGCAGATCCCGCTGCAGCACCGCATGGGCAATGGCTATGTCTTCTCCAGCGCGCATCTGAGCGAGGAGGCGGCGTGCGATGCAATCCGTGCCGCTGCCGAAGGCGAGCCGCTGGCCGATCCACGCATCCTGCGTTTCCGTCCTGGTCGGCGCAAGCAATCCTGGAGCCACAATGTCATCGGTGTCGGGCTGGCGAGCGGTTTCCTCGAACCGCTTGAATCCACGTCGATCTATCTCGCGCAGATGGCAATCACCTATCTGATTGAACTGTTTCCGCTGGGCGGCGCCATCGACCCGCGCGACCGCGACGAGTTCAACCGGCTGGTCGACATGGAATACGACCGGGTGCGCGATTTCCTCATCCTGCATTACCACGCCACCACCCGCGACGATTCCGAGTTCTGGAACCACGTTCGCACCATGACCGTCCCCGACAGTCTGGCCGATAAGCTGGAGCTGTGGCGCAAGGCCGGGCGGATCGAGAAGTACTCCGACGGGCTGTTTTACGATGCCAGCTGGATCGCGGTGTATGTCGGGCAGGGAATGCTGCCCGAAGCGTATGATCCGCGCCCGGCGCTGGGTAATCCGCAGCAATTGGCGCGGGCGGCGAGGGGCCTGACCAACGCGATCCGGCAGGAAGTCGCCACTATGCCGCGCCACGTGGATTACCTCACCCGCGAGGCGGCTCGCATCGCCGAGGCGGCGTGA
- a CDS encoding cupin-like domain-containing protein: MNEAPGPVDPETFEAIRTAGRPIVLRRQIADWPAVAAAQGGDAAMVAYLTREPTARPVAAIAAAPTEKGRFFYTPDLTRLNFVRGSGRLESFLEDLLGVATIPDPPAMAVQSEDISSLIPGFARENRLGLLPDVSAKIWIGNRIRVGTHYDAKENVACCVAGRRRFTIYPPDQIAGLYPGPFELTPAGIPVSMVDPMAPDLEKYPRFAEAARHAQVATLEPGDALYIPYGWWHGVESLDPVSILVNYWWTPGQPDGIASPYEGLLHALMAFRHLPEDQRAMWKVMLDYYVFETAGDPSAHLPEHAKGILGPPTPRRFAQMREAIRQALR, encoded by the coding sequence ATGAACGAAGCCCCGGGTCCGGTCGATCCGGAGACTTTCGAGGCCATCCGCACTGCTGGTCGACCGATAGTCCTGCGCCGCCAGATCGCGGACTGGCCCGCAGTCGCCGCTGCGCAAGGGGGCGATGCGGCAATGGTTGCCTACCTGACTCGCGAGCCGACTGCGCGGCCCGTTGCAGCCATCGCCGCGGCGCCCACGGAAAAGGGCAGGTTCTTCTACACCCCCGATCTGACCCGGCTCAATTTCGTCCGCGGCAGTGGCCGCCTTGAGAGCTTTCTGGAAGACCTGCTGGGTGTCGCGACCATACCCGATCCTCCCGCCATGGCGGTGCAATCGGAGGATATCTCCAGCCTCATTCCCGGTTTCGCTCGCGAAAATCGTCTCGGGCTTCTGCCCGATGTCTCGGCCAAGATCTGGATCGGCAACCGTATCCGGGTCGGGACACATTACGATGCCAAGGAGAACGTCGCGTGCTGTGTGGCCGGGCGCCGCCGCTTCACGATCTATCCGCCGGACCAGATTGCCGGACTTTACCCGGGCCCCTTCGAACTGACCCCCGCGGGCATCCCGGTCAGCATGGTCGATCCGATGGCGCCCGATCTCGAAAAATATCCGCGCTTTGCCGAGGCCGCTCGTCATGCCCAGGTCGCGACACTCGAGCCGGGCGATGCGCTCTATATCCCCTATGGCTGGTGGCACGGAGTGGAATCGCTCGATCCCGTCAGCATCTTGGTCAATTACTGGTGGACACCGGGGCAGCCCGACGGGATCGCCAGCCCTTACGAAGGATTGCTGCACGCGCTCATGGCGTTCCGGCATTTGCCCGAGGATCAGCGCGCGATGTGGAAGGTGATGCTCGACTATTACGTCTTCGAAACAGCCGGCGACCCCTCAGCGCATCTGCCCGAGCACGCCAAGGGAATCCTCGGCCCTCCCACGCCCCGGCGCTTTGCACAGATGCGCGAAGCTATCCGGCAGGCGCTGCGCTAG
- a CDS encoding tryptophan 7-halogenase encodes MSNPREPLRRIVIAGGGQLGVLAAVALGRALPGCQVVVIAQAPSPASFADRSPTALPFTNKLHDRLGIDEGALVLRAGGSHRLVTRLIGWGGEGQGGVLSYGETLDPALKTAFVRDWGGGRQHSGGARPTGSLAEALANAGRFAPPPPDQLTPISDVDYALRWNPGAYRALLVEQAQALGVNYIEGAIENVDVGADGLVRGVGIAGQGQIEADLFVDCSGPQASLLASHPEFDPVDWSATLPTRQVYLGQPGAPMAVLEDRVTLVPGGWLTEIAGRDGLYRTFGAPAGMDRSAALSQLGCPAAAVVSLVPGRAARPWLGNVVALGDAAARFEPLGPYHLDLAHRQLALLLDMLPGQSIEPLERAEYNRRSVLMMEGVHEVLALHFASPLGRAMFGELPLPGRLAEVLDQFARRGRIPFREESPLALQEQFALMVALGFTPGLSTAAQAADPASEDRARAEFAARSQQAVGFAPLYRQWLGSVL; translated from the coding sequence GTGAGCAATCCGCGCGAGCCCTTGCGCCGTATCGTCATTGCGGGCGGCGGACAGCTGGGCGTGCTGGCAGCTGTGGCGCTCGGGCGCGCGTTACCGGGGTGCCAGGTGGTCGTCATCGCACAGGCACCTTCGCCGGCGTCGTTCGCAGACAGGTCACCCACGGCGCTACCGTTTACGAACAAGCTGCACGACCGGCTGGGGATCGACGAAGGCGCCCTCGTCCTTCGCGCCGGGGGCAGCCACCGGCTCGTCACGCGCCTGATCGGGTGGGGTGGGGAGGGGCAGGGCGGAGTGCTGTCCTATGGCGAAACGCTCGACCCCGCGCTCAAGACCGCCTTTGTCCGCGATTGGGGCGGCGGACGGCAACACAGCGGCGGAGCGCGACCGACCGGCTCGCTGGCCGAAGCCCTTGCCAATGCAGGCAGGTTCGCGCCGCCACCGCCTGACCAGCTGACCCCGATTTCGGACGTCGACTACGCGCTGCGCTGGAACCCCGGTGCCTATCGCGCCTTGCTGGTCGAGCAGGCGCAAGCGCTCGGCGTGAACTACATCGAGGGCGCGATCGAGAATGTCGATGTGGGCGCCGACGGTCTGGTTCGCGGGGTGGGCATTGCCGGGCAGGGGCAGATCGAAGCCGATCTGTTTGTCGATTGCAGCGGCCCCCAGGCTAGCCTGCTCGCCTCGCATCCCGAATTCGATCCGGTCGACTGGTCGGCGACGCTGCCCACGCGGCAGGTCTATCTCGGCCAGCCCGGCGCGCCCATGGCTGTGCTGGAAGACCGGGTGACGCTCGTACCGGGCGGCTGGCTGACCGAAATCGCCGGGCGCGACGGGCTCTATCGGACCTTCGGCGCACCTGCTGGAATGGATCGCAGCGCAGCGCTGTCGCAACTGGGTTGCCCGGCCGCTGCGGTGGTTTCGCTGGTACCGGGAAGGGCGGCGCGGCCATGGCTCGGCAATGTTGTGGCGCTGGGCGATGCGGCGGCGCGGTTCGAACCGCTCGGACCCTATCACCTGGACCTCGCCCATCGCCAACTGGCGCTGCTGCTGGACATGCTTCCCGGCCAAAGCATCGAACCGCTCGAGCGAGCGGAGTACAACCGCCGTTCGGTGCTGATGATGGAGGGCGTGCACGAGGTTCTTGCGCTGCATTTCGCCTCGCCGCTCGGGCGGGCAATGTTCGGTGAATTGCCGTTGCCCGGAAGGCTGGCGGAGGTGCTCGACCAGTTTGCCAGGCGCGGACGCATTCCTTTCCGCGAAGAAAGCCCGCTGGCACTGCAAGAGCAATTCGCCCTCATGGTGGCGCTGGGCTTCACGCCGGGCCTGTCGACCGCTGCGCAAGCCGCCGACCCGGCATCGGAGGACAGGGCGAGAGCCGAGTTTGCCGCCCGGTCGCAGCAAGCCGTCGGTTTTGCTCCGCTGTACAGGCAGTGGCTCGGCTCGGTGCTATAG